The genomic DNA GAATGAGCATTTTTACAAGGTATTTAAGGATTGCCTGAGGGCTGAAGGCCGGATTTAAAGGTAACACCGCGTAGCCGGGACATTTACTAACCCCCCGCCATCTGATCGAAATCTCTTGATTTTTCCTTTTAGCTATGCTTATTTTTTGCCTATGATTCAGTACGAATTGGCCGAGGACATTGGCGCGTCAATAAAAGGCATTATTCATAAACTACAAATGACCCATGTGGATGAATCCAGGCTGGTTTGTATAAGGAGCAAAGGCTCTAACAGCAAGAGGGTGATTGCCCGCTGTCACGGGCTTTCCAGAATAATGCAATCAGCCCTCAACCAGAGGCCTCATTATGTTATTGAGGTTATTTCTGAAAGGTTTGATAAGCTCAGCAAAGAAGAGCAGATTAAGGTTCTTATCCACGAACTCATGCACATTCCTCATTCCTTTGGAGGTGGGTTCAGGGTCCACAAGCCGTATGTGACTGAGAAGAAGGTTGAGAGGATGTACAGAAAGTTTGTACGGGTCGAAGATACGCCGTGGCGTGCCGGATAAGCCTGCCATGATGGCAATGTGGACATCCACAACCGGGAGAAGCCAAGATTGTCGCGACAATTTGTGTGATTTTATGAGAACAAACAGGCTATAGGAGTAATAACTCGTATTATACTCCGAACAAATAGTAATTTATTCGGAGTTGATATGTTTGAAGACATTGATAATTACAACAAAAAGTAAACTTCCGGATTTTATGCTATCGGCTTATCTAATTGATATTTGATTTCATTTTATTGTACTGTTTGCCAATTTGTAGTATCATCGCTATTATCTGCGAGTTTTGATGAAAAAAAGTCGAGTCGATATAATAATGTATAATGTTGGGCCTCGGAAGGGATCGCCATGCGTGATTTATGGTATGCCGACAACAGAGACCTCATCAAGTGGGCGGTACTCA from Desulfovibrionales bacterium includes the following:
- a CDS encoding putative metallopeptidase; the protein is MIQYELAEDIGASIKGIIHKLQMTHVDESRLVCIRSKGSNSKRVIARCHGLSRIMQSALNQRPHYVIEVISERFDKLSKEEQIKVLIHELMHIPHSFGGGFRVHKPYVTEKKVERMYRKFVRVEDTPWRAG